In one window of Polynucleobacter sp. AM-7D1 DNA:
- a CDS encoding NAD+ synthase → MSSQKIALAQINPLLGDLPGNAQLISQAAADAYAQGAKLVLTPELSLTGYPPEDLLLRPAFIEAADRELSCLVLELQKFPGLTVIIGHPKKTVAGLQNYASVIRDGKVIAGYAKQELPNHEVFDEVRYFTPGNEACVFENASIQYGLILCEDAWHAGPAKQAHAAGAQVLLVLNASPYHLQKESLRIEVLRKQIALSKMPLVYVNAVGGQDELVFDGGSFALNSAGKVVMTMPQFETALGYVDVNVSADLEIGSLIPPSSVEAQAYQALVLGVRDYVQKNRFPGVIIGLSGGVDSALVLAIAVDALGADKVRTVMMASRYTADISWIDAREMAQNLGVQYDEIPISEPVDALEHALAEQFMGLKLDATEENIQARVRGTLLMALSNKTGRLVLTTGNKSEMAVGYCTLYGDMAGGFAVIKDIAKTLVYRLCAYRNSIAPIIPERILTRAPSAELRPDQTDQDSLPSYEVLDGIVERYMEKNQSIAQIIAAGFDPESVEKVTRLIKLNEYKRRQAPPGVRVTTRAFGRDWRYPITSQFRA, encoded by the coding sequence GTGAGCTCGCAAAAAATTGCCCTGGCGCAAATCAACCCTCTTTTGGGTGATTTGCCTGGCAACGCGCAGCTCATTTCTCAAGCCGCCGCAGATGCATATGCACAAGGCGCCAAACTAGTTCTCACGCCAGAGCTCTCGCTCACTGGCTACCCTCCAGAAGACTTACTACTTCGCCCCGCCTTTATTGAGGCTGCCGATCGTGAGCTCAGTTGTTTAGTGCTGGAGCTCCAGAAATTTCCAGGATTGACCGTGATTATTGGTCACCCCAAAAAGACTGTCGCTGGTTTACAAAACTATGCGTCTGTTATTCGTGATGGCAAAGTCATTGCCGGCTATGCCAAACAAGAATTACCCAACCATGAAGTATTTGATGAGGTGCGCTACTTCACACCAGGCAACGAAGCCTGTGTCTTTGAAAATGCCAGCATCCAATACGGGCTCATTCTGTGTGAAGACGCTTGGCATGCAGGCCCTGCTAAGCAGGCTCATGCTGCTGGCGCCCAAGTACTCCTGGTTCTCAATGCCTCACCTTATCACCTCCAAAAAGAATCTTTACGTATTGAGGTGCTGCGCAAACAAATTGCCTTAAGCAAGATGCCTTTGGTTTATGTCAATGCAGTAGGCGGACAAGATGAATTGGTTTTTGATGGTGGATCCTTTGCCTTGAATAGCGCGGGCAAGGTAGTGATGACCATGCCACAGTTTGAAACCGCTCTAGGCTATGTCGATGTCAATGTATCCGCTGACTTAGAGATAGGATCTCTAATTCCTCCATCCAGCGTAGAAGCTCAGGCCTATCAAGCTCTTGTTTTGGGTGTCCGGGACTATGTCCAGAAGAACCGTTTTCCAGGAGTCATTATTGGCCTCTCGGGCGGGGTTGATTCAGCATTAGTTCTGGCGATAGCTGTTGATGCATTGGGGGCAGACAAAGTTCGCACCGTCATGATGGCCTCTCGCTATACCGCTGATATCTCTTGGATTGATGCTAGAGAAATGGCTCAGAATCTGGGTGTTCAATATGATGAGATCCCCATTAGCGAACCTGTTGATGCTTTAGAGCATGCCTTAGCTGAGCAATTTATGGGCCTCAAACTGGATGCCACTGAAGAGAATATTCAGGCGCGAGTACGTGGCACTCTCCTGATGGCGCTCTCCAATAAAACCGGCCGTCTAGTTCTTACAACCGGCAATAAGAGTGAAATGGCTGTGGGCTACTGCACTCTCTACGGAGATATGGCCGGTGGCTTTGCAGTCATTAAGGATATCGCCAAAACCTTGGTCTATCGCTTGTGCGCTTACCGCAACAGTATTGCCCCAATTATTCCGGAGCGGATTCTGACACGCGCTCCTTCTGCAGAATTGCGCCCCGACCAAACCGATCAAGATAGCCTGCCATCATATGAAGTATTGGATGGCATCGTAGAGCGCTATATGGAGAAAAACCAATCCATCGCCCAAATTATTGCCGCCGGCTTTGATCCAGAAAGCGTAGAAAAAGTTACCCGCCTGATTAAGCTCAATGAGTACAAGCGTCGCCAAGCGCCTCCGGGTGTTCGTGTGACCACCAGAGCCTTTGGGCGTGACTGGCGCTATCCTATTACCTCCCAATTTAGGGCGTAA
- the ppa gene encoding inorganic diphosphatase, whose amino-acid sequence MSYDKVSPGKKIPESFNVIIEIPMNADPVKYEVDKETGCLFVDRFMGTAMHYPCNYGYIPKTIAGDGDPVDVLVITPFALVPGSVVSCRAIGMLEMEDEGGQDAKLLAVPEDKILPIYKHLQKPEDVNELLLAQIQHFFEHYKDLEKGKWVKVKGWTGVAGAHKEILDGIEGYAKSQK is encoded by the coding sequence ATGAGTTACGACAAGGTCAGTCCGGGTAAAAAAATCCCAGAATCATTCAACGTCATTATTGAGATCCCAATGAATGCGGATCCAGTGAAGTATGAAGTGGATAAAGAAACTGGCTGCCTCTTCGTAGATCGCTTCATGGGTACAGCAATGCACTATCCATGCAACTACGGTTACATCCCTAAAACGATTGCTGGTGACGGCGATCCTGTTGACGTTCTCGTTATTACTCCATTTGCATTGGTACCAGGCTCAGTAGTGAGCTGTCGCGCCATCGGAATGTTGGAAATGGAAGATGAAGGCGGACAAGATGCGAAGTTGTTGGCTGTTCCAGAAGATAAGATTTTGCCAATCTACAAGCATTTGCAAAAGCCTGAAGATGTAAACGAATTACTCCTCGCCCAAATTCAACACTTCTTCGAGCACTATAAAGATCTCGAAAAAGGTAAGTGGGTAAAAGTTAAAGGCTGGACTGGTGTTGCTGGTGCCCATAAAGAAATTTTGGATGGCATCGAAGGCTATGCCAAGTCACAGAAGTAA
- the trxB gene encoding thioredoxin-disulfide reductase, whose amino-acid sequence MTTNTPKHSKVLILGSGPAGYTAAVYAARANLNPTLITGLAQGGQLMTTTDVENWPADPDGVQGPELMDRFLKHAERFNTNIIFDHIHTAALTEKPIRLVGDSGTYTCDALIISTGASAQYIGLPSEEAFMGRGVSGCATCDGFFYRNQDVCVVGGGNTAVEEALYLTGIAKKVTVIHRRDKFRAEPILNDRLMAKVAEGKVELKLNSTLDEVLGDEKGVTGVRIKKADGSTEDIAVTGAFIAIGHKPNTELFVGQLDMNNGYIKTHSGLEGNATATNIPGVFAAGDVQDHIYRQAITSAGTGCMAALDAQRYLETLD is encoded by the coding sequence ATGACTACAAATACCCCAAAACACTCCAAAGTTCTCATCCTCGGTTCGGGCCCTGCCGGCTACACGGCTGCTGTTTATGCTGCCCGTGCCAATTTGAACCCAACCCTCATTACCGGCTTGGCACAGGGCGGTCAACTAATGACCACTACTGATGTAGAAAACTGGCCTGCAGACCCAGATGGTGTCCAAGGACCTGAGCTCATGGATCGCTTTTTAAAGCATGCAGAGCGCTTTAATACCAACATCATCTTTGATCATATTCATACTGCTGCACTGACTGAAAAGCCCATACGTTTAGTTGGCGATTCTGGCACCTACACCTGTGATGCTTTAATTATTTCCACGGGCGCCTCTGCCCAATATATCGGCCTTCCTAGTGAGGAAGCATTTATGGGTCGTGGCGTTTCTGGATGCGCAACATGCGATGGCTTCTTCTATCGAAATCAAGACGTTTGCGTAGTTGGTGGTGGTAACACCGCTGTTGAAGAGGCACTCTATCTCACAGGAATTGCCAAGAAAGTAACCGTGATTCATCGTCGCGATAAATTCCGCGCGGAGCCAATTCTCAACGACCGCCTCATGGCGAAAGTAGCTGAAGGCAAAGTGGAGCTCAAGTTGAACTCAACTCTTGATGAGGTCCTGGGCGATGAAAAAGGTGTTACTGGTGTGCGCATCAAAAAAGCGGACGGCAGCACAGAAGATATTGCTGTCACTGGCGCATTTATTGCAATTGGCCACAAACCCAATACCGAATTGTTTGTTGGTCAGCTCGATATGAACAACGGCTACATCAAGACTCACTCTGGCCTGGAAGGCAATGCAACTGCTACTAATATTCCAGGCGTATTTGCGGCGGGTGATGTGCAGGATCACATCTATCGCCAGGCAATTACTAGTGCGGGTACGGGCTGTATGGCTGCTTTAGATGCACAGCGTTACTTGGAGACCTTAGATTAA
- a CDS encoding DNA translocase FtsK: MPRLLLEARWFISVGLCLGLLAILVTYSKADPAWSHASFEAPKNLGGRFGAYLADLLLYIFGISAFWWVVLFGRRVLSGWRELWSIPLPVDPDAKPDSLLMRWLGFGLTILSSMGLESIRLHSLTWELPRPPGGILGELIGDPLQMTLGFTGSTLVLLFTLCAGLSLFLHFSWLDVAEKLGRSLELAYNRLRERRDSEEDRKLGEAAAEEREEFVEEFRGRVEIAKPIQIVRAPVEIVKSARVEREKQQPLFVDIPDSELPPLALLDPVPEAKETISADVLEFTSRLIERKLAEFNVEVKVIAAYPGPVVTRYEIDPAVGVKGSQIVNLSRDLARSLGVVSMRVVETIPGKTCMALELPNPTRQSVYLSEILSSQVYNDSHSNLTLSLGKDISGSPIVADLAKMPHCLVAGTTGAGKSVGINAMILSILFKAKPDEVRLIMIDPKMLEMAMYDKIPHLLCPVVTDMKQAYNALNWAVNEMERRYKLMSKFGVRNLAGFNKKILEAEEKGEKLTNPFSLTPDVPEPIYKAPVIVIVIDELADLMMVSGKKIEELIARIAQKARAAGIHLVLATQRPSVDVITGLIKANVPTRISFQVSSKIDSRTILDQQGAEALLGMGDMLYMAPGTGLPVRVHGAFVSDDEVHRVVEWLKEKGEANYIDGVLEGADESTMDALTGEGGGEADPLYDQAVAIVLENKRPSISLVQRHLRIGYNRAARLLEDMEKAGLVSKMGNGGNREILHRPSE, translated from the coding sequence ATGCCCCGTCTCCTTCTAGAGGCCCGGTGGTTTATCTCTGTTGGTCTTTGTTTGGGCTTATTGGCTATTTTGGTGACTTATTCCAAGGCAGACCCTGCTTGGTCGCATGCTAGCTTTGAGGCCCCCAAGAACCTGGGAGGGCGTTTCGGGGCCTATTTAGCTGATTTATTGCTCTATATCTTTGGTATTTCAGCTTTTTGGTGGGTAGTGCTCTTTGGCCGTAGGGTGCTTAGCGGATGGCGTGAGCTTTGGAGCATTCCTTTGCCTGTAGACCCTGACGCTAAACCCGACTCTCTATTAATGCGTTGGTTAGGCTTTGGGCTGACTATATTGAGCAGTATGGGTCTCGAGTCCATTCGCTTACATTCCTTGACCTGGGAGCTTCCAAGACCTCCTGGGGGCATTTTGGGTGAGTTGATCGGCGACCCATTACAAATGACCTTGGGTTTTACTGGTTCCACCCTGGTCTTACTTTTCACCCTTTGCGCAGGTCTGTCTTTATTTCTTCATTTTTCCTGGTTAGATGTTGCAGAAAAGCTAGGGCGATCTCTTGAGCTTGCCTACAACCGCTTACGCGAGCGACGCGATAGTGAAGAGGATCGCAAGCTAGGAGAGGCTGCGGCTGAAGAGCGCGAAGAGTTTGTTGAGGAGTTCCGCGGGCGCGTTGAAATTGCTAAGCCAATACAGATTGTTCGAGCACCTGTAGAGATTGTAAAAAGTGCTCGAGTTGAGCGTGAGAAGCAGCAGCCACTGTTTGTAGATATTCCTGATTCAGAATTGCCACCTTTGGCTTTACTTGATCCTGTGCCGGAAGCGAAAGAAACTATTTCAGCCGATGTGTTGGAATTTACTTCTCGTTTGATTGAGCGCAAGCTAGCTGAGTTCAATGTAGAAGTTAAAGTGATTGCCGCTTACCCAGGTCCAGTGGTGACTCGTTATGAAATCGATCCAGCGGTTGGTGTGAAGGGTAGTCAGATCGTCAATCTCTCACGTGACTTAGCGCGATCCCTGGGTGTTGTGAGTATGCGCGTGGTAGAAACTATTCCAGGTAAGACTTGCATGGCTTTGGAATTGCCAAACCCAACGCGTCAATCGGTTTACCTCTCAGAGATTTTGAGTTCCCAGGTTTATAACGATAGTCACTCCAACTTGACCCTCTCTTTGGGTAAAGATATTTCAGGTAGTCCAATCGTTGCTGACTTGGCAAAGATGCCACACTGCTTAGTTGCCGGTACGACTGGTGCTGGTAAGTCTGTTGGTATCAATGCCATGATTCTGTCCATCCTCTTCAAGGCGAAGCCGGATGAAGTTCGTCTGATCATGATTGATCCGAAGATGCTGGAGATGGCAATGTATGACAAGATTCCGCATCTCTTATGTCCAGTGGTAACTGACATGAAGCAGGCCTATAACGCGCTCAATTGGGCTGTAAATGAGATGGAGCGTCGCTACAAGTTGATGAGTAAGTTTGGTGTGCGTAACCTTGCCGGCTTTAATAAAAAGATTTTAGAAGCCGAGGAGAAAGGTGAGAAGCTCACCAATCCATTTAGCTTAACTCCGGATGTTCCAGAGCCAATCTACAAAGCGCCAGTGATCGTCATCGTGATTGATGAGTTGGCTGACTTGATGATGGTCTCCGGCAAGAAGATCGAAGAGTTAATTGCACGTATTGCTCAGAAGGCCCGTGCTGCAGGTATTCATTTAGTGTTGGCAACTCAACGTCCAAGCGTGGATGTGATTACTGGTCTGATTAAAGCGAACGTACCAACACGTATTTCTTTCCAAGTGAGTTCGAAAATTGATAGCCGTACCATCCTAGATCAGCAGGGCGCTGAAGCACTGCTCGGGATGGGCGACATGCTTTATATGGCACCGGGTACTGGATTGCCTGTGCGTGTCCATGGTGCTTTCGTATCGGATGATGAAGTCCACCGTGTGGTCGAATGGCTTAAGGAAAAAGGCGAAGCCAATTATATTGACGGTGTTCTTGAAGGCGCCGATGAATCTACGATGGATGCACTGACTGGTGAAGGTGGTGGTGAAGCTGATCCGTTATACGATCAGGCAGTCGCTATCGTCCTAGAAAACAAGCGCCCATCGATTTCTCTGGTGCAGCGTCACTTGCGTATTGGTTATAACCGAGCAGCCCGTTTACTCGAGGATATGGAAAAGGCAGGTTTAGTTTCGAAGATGGGTAATGGCGGTAATCGCGAGATCCTCCATCGCCCTTCAGAATAA
- a CDS encoding outer membrane lipoprotein carrier protein LolA produces the protein MAVIARSSIALQNKATPLRRFLSVATTILISLASFAFSSSAFAEGESGAEQLRQFVRNSKTAEGDFMQQQLRAPKANEPQDKGLKVVRQTQGRFVFQRPGRFIWDTQKPYEQKLIADGKQLILWDKDLNQATFRPAGQTLAATPAAILFGETSLDQHFDLLDGEDRLGMKWVALTPKKNPNAKNGNDLPYTKISVGMANGLPKALELTDGLGSVVLVTLDKIQLNVNLPANRFTFTPPAGAEVLRLN, from the coding sequence ATGGCGGTAATCGCGAGATCCTCCATCGCCCTTCAGAATAAGGCGACTCCATTGCGTAGATTTTTATCCGTAGCAACAACCATCCTTATCAGCCTTGCGTCCTTTGCATTTTCAAGTTCCGCATTTGCTGAGGGTGAAAGTGGTGCAGAGCAGCTGCGTCAGTTTGTGCGAAATTCTAAAACTGCAGAAGGTGATTTTATGCAGCAGCAGTTGCGCGCACCCAAAGCAAATGAACCACAAGATAAGGGCTTAAAAGTAGTTCGCCAAACACAAGGACGTTTTGTATTTCAGCGTCCAGGTCGATTTATTTGGGATACCCAAAAGCCTTACGAACAAAAACTCATTGCCGATGGCAAGCAACTCATTTTGTGGGATAAGGATTTAAATCAAGCGACTTTTAGACCAGCTGGACAAACTTTAGCGGCCACCCCCGCCGCAATCCTGTTTGGGGAGACTTCTTTAGACCAGCATTTTGATTTGCTTGATGGCGAAGATCGTCTTGGTATGAAGTGGGTGGCCCTGACGCCGAAAAAGAACCCGAATGCAAAAAACGGCAATGACTTGCCGTATACCAAGATCTCTGTAGGTATGGCTAATGGCCTGCCTAAAGCGCTAGAACTCACGGATGGCTTAGGTAGTGTGGTGTTGGTCACTTTAGATAAGATCCAACTGAATGTGAATTTACCCGCTAATCGCTTTACCTTTACACCGCCTGCCGGCGCAGAAGTCTTACGCTTAAACTAA
- the serS gene encoding serine--tRNA ligase translates to MIDPQLLRKDIAAVATRLATRKFQLDVEKFNTLEAERKSLQTRTEELQAKRNQLAKAIGMKKGKGEDATAEMAEATQINVDMESGAARLAILQTEIADFLMGIPNLPDEAVPVGKDETENKEVKRWGKIPEFSFPVKDHVDLGAPLGLDFESAAKISGSRFVVLKGPVARLHRALAQFMIDLHTGQHAYEELYVPLMVNAASMRGTGQLPKFEEDLFKVPRQMGGEDGAGEAKIENFYLIPTAEVPVTNLMRDTITAVEELPLKFVAHTPCFRSEAGSYGRDVRGMIRQHQFEKVELVQIAKPEESMQLLEELTSHAEKVLELLELPYRKVLLCTGDMGFGSSKTYDLEVWIPSQNAYREISSCSNMGDFQARRMQARFKAGQGKPELVHTLNGSGLAVGRTGVALLENFQQADGSIAIPKALRPYLGGLEVLKPA, encoded by the coding sequence ATGATTGATCCGCAATTACTCCGCAAAGATATCGCAGCCGTTGCTACCCGTTTAGCTACTCGCAAATTCCAACTGGATGTTGAGAAGTTCAACACCTTAGAGGCTGAGCGCAAATCTTTGCAAACTCGCACTGAGGAGTTGCAAGCTAAGCGTAACCAACTAGCCAAGGCTATTGGTATGAAAAAAGGTAAGGGCGAGGATGCTACTGCTGAGATGGCTGAAGCAACACAGATCAACGTGGATATGGAGTCTGGTGCAGCACGCTTAGCAATTTTGCAGACAGAGATTGCAGATTTTTTAATGGGTATTCCTAACCTACCGGATGAAGCAGTTCCGGTTGGTAAAGATGAAACTGAAAACAAGGAAGTAAAGCGTTGGGGCAAAATCCCCGAGTTTTCATTTCCTGTAAAAGACCATGTTGATCTAGGCGCACCATTAGGTCTCGACTTTGAATCTGCTGCAAAAATTAGTGGCTCACGCTTCGTGGTTCTCAAGGGGCCTGTTGCTAGATTGCATCGCGCCTTGGCGCAATTCATGATTGATCTACATACAGGTCAGCATGCTTATGAAGAGCTCTATGTACCCTTGATGGTGAACGCAGCATCAATGCGTGGCACTGGTCAGCTACCTAAGTTTGAAGAGGATCTATTTAAGGTTCCTCGTCAGATGGGTGGTGAAGATGGTGCGGGCGAAGCGAAGATTGAAAACTTTTATCTCATTCCAACTGCAGAAGTGCCGGTGACGAATTTGATGCGCGACACCATTACGGCGGTTGAAGAGTTGCCATTAAAGTTTGTTGCTCATACCCCATGCTTTAGATCTGAGGCTGGTAGCTATGGACGTGATGTACGCGGCATGATTCGCCAGCACCAGTTTGAAAAAGTAGAGCTCGTACAAATTGCTAAACCAGAAGAATCAATGCAGTTACTTGAGGAATTAACTTCACATGCAGAAAAGGTGTTGGAGTTGCTGGAATTGCCTTACCGAAAAGTATTACTCTGTACGGGTGATATGGGTTTTGGTAGTTCTAAGACCTATGACTTAGAAGTTTGGATTCCGTCACAAAATGCTTACCGTGAAATTAGCTCTTGCTCCAATATGGGTGACTTCCAAGCAAGACGGATGCAGGCAAGATTTAAAGCTGGTCAAGGAAAGCCAGAGTTAGTGCATACCTTGAATGGCTCTGGCCTTGCCGTTGGTAGAACAGGCGTTGCACTACTGGAGAACTTCCAACAAGCTGATGGCAGCATAGCTATTCCGAAAGCCTTGCGACCATACTTGGGCGGCTTGGAAGTATTAAAGCCCGCCTAA
- a CDS encoding YggT family protein — translation MLIQIANLILQVLVSIVAGACLLRCYLQWLAFNLGAGQSKTIGAYILPLSNWIVLPLRRIVPSIGRFDLASCVAAYLLILAKISILLFISGATSIDISWLALALVDMLNLTLSGLVGLVFISIILSWVGTGTQIQFLVSLLVNPLLTPIRRVIPNFGALDLSPLALLLILQILQIILGNLKI, via the coding sequence ATGTTGATACAAATTGCCAACCTCATTCTTCAGGTACTCGTTAGCATTGTTGCTGGAGCCTGCCTTTTACGCTGCTATTTACAGTGGCTTGCATTCAATTTAGGGGCGGGACAAAGCAAGACTATTGGCGCCTATATTCTGCCTTTAAGCAATTGGATTGTTCTTCCGCTAAGACGCATCGTACCCAGTATTGGTCGCTTTGATCTAGCGAGTTGTGTCGCAGCCTATCTTTTGATTTTGGCCAAAATTTCGATCCTGCTATTTATCTCTGGCGCTACTTCGATTGATATCTCTTGGTTAGCACTGGCATTAGTTGATATGCTGAACCTGACTCTTTCAGGACTGGTTGGCCTGGTTTTTATCAGCATCATTCTTTCCTGGGTTGGCACAGGAACTCAAATTCAGTTTCTAGTATCACTATTAGTGAACCCTCTACTCACCCCGATTAGAAGGGTGATACCTAACTTTGGTGCCTTGGATTTATCCCCACTCGCACTACTACTTATCCTTCAGATACTGCAGATTATTCTTGGGAATTTAAAGATTTAG
- a CDS encoding cytochrome ubiquinol oxidase subunit I, with the protein MLDSLLFSRIQFGANISFHILFPTISIALGWFLLFFKIQFNRTGLEYWQEAYQFWVKIFALTFALGVVSGITMSFQFGTNWPGYMETVGNIAGPLLAYEVLTAFFLEATFLGVMLFGAKRVSARMHTIATFLVAFGTSLSAFWIIALNSWMQTPQGFTMIDGKAHAVDWIAIIFNPSMPYRLGHMMLASFLTVSFFIAGISAYRYLRNSRSIANAMVMKLALTVAMVLIPVQIMLGDMHGINTLEHQPAKLAAMEGIWESGSGVPAVIFAVPNQETRSNDYEVSIPKLASLYLTHSWNGEVKGLDAFGDKIPPVAPVFFAFRIMVGVGVLMLIVSWFARWQLRGTRALPQWTARALVLMTFSGWLAVLSGWYVTEIGRQPYLVTGVLTTAQAVTTLPSNMVLSTLLMYITVYIGLLVAYIWAVFYLARQADEKGAIEVHPVNAAPVKSPLGA; encoded by the coding sequence GTGCTCGATTCACTTTTATTCAGTCGCATTCAGTTTGGCGCTAATATTTCTTTTCACATTCTATTCCCGACGATATCGATTGCCTTGGGTTGGTTTTTATTGTTTTTCAAGATTCAATTTAACCGCACGGGCTTGGAATACTGGCAAGAGGCTTATCAGTTCTGGGTCAAGATTTTTGCTTTGACATTTGCCTTGGGTGTAGTGAGTGGCATCACCATGAGCTTTCAGTTTGGGACTAATTGGCCCGGCTATATGGAAACGGTTGGCAATATTGCTGGCCCATTATTGGCTTATGAAGTCTTGACTGCCTTTTTTCTAGAAGCCACTTTTTTAGGAGTCATGCTTTTTGGTGCAAAGCGCGTCTCTGCCAGAATGCACACCATTGCCACTTTCTTGGTTGCTTTTGGAACAAGCCTTTCAGCATTTTGGATTATTGCCTTGAATTCTTGGATGCAAACTCCGCAAGGTTTCACCATGATTGATGGCAAAGCCCATGCAGTAGATTGGATAGCCATCATTTTTAATCCATCTATGCCTTATCGATTAGGGCATATGATGCTCGCATCATTCTTAACAGTCTCATTCTTTATAGCTGGTATCTCTGCCTATCGTTATTTACGCAATAGCCGATCAATAGCTAATGCCATGGTGATGAAACTCGCGCTTACAGTGGCGATGGTTTTAATCCCAGTTCAAATTATGTTGGGCGATATGCATGGCATCAATACTCTAGAGCATCAGCCAGCTAAGCTTGCGGCGATGGAGGGAATCTGGGAAAGTGGTTCAGGAGTTCCTGCAGTCATCTTCGCCGTTCCTAACCAGGAAACCCGCTCTAATGATTATGAAGTGAGCATCCCCAAATTGGCTTCGCTGTATTTAACGCACAGTTGGAATGGCGAAGTAAAAGGCTTGGATGCTTTTGGAGACAAGATTCCACCAGTGGCCCCAGTATTTTTTGCGTTTCGAATCATGGTAGGTGTCGGAGTGCTCATGCTCATAGTTTCTTGGTTTGCGCGTTGGCAACTGCGGGGCACTCGCGCTTTGCCGCAGTGGACCGCTAGAGCCCTAGTTCTGATGACCTTCTCTGGATGGCTAGCTGTTTTGTCAGGTTGGTATGTGACAGAAATCGGTCGTCAACCTTATTTGGTGACTGGGGTGTTGACTACGGCCCAGGCGGTAACCACATTGCCATCGAATATGGTCCTATCGACCTTACTGATGTATATCACCGTCTATATTGGATTGCTTGTCGCTTATATATGGGCAGTGTTTTATTTGGCGCGTCAAGCGGATGAGAAGGGTGCTATTGAAGTCCACCCTGTTAATGCAGCTCCCGTTAAATCTCCACTGGGCGCTTAA
- a CDS encoding cytochrome d ubiquinol oxidase subunit II, whose translation MNSMDLTQASIWLPLFFFVAMGIAMLSYVVLDGYDLGIGMLLNRASDQDKDMMIASIGPFWDANETWIVLGVGLLLVAFPLAHGLILTELYLPVAVMLLGLILRGVSFDFRVKVNIEQKPLWNFLFYVGSLLAAISQGIMIGRLIVGFESGLLGWLFSILVAICLPAGYILLGSTWLILKTEGNLQKRAFIWAKTSLWLTAFGVALVSLATPYFSPEIMHKWFAWPQILWLSPVPIATVILFLLTHRFIDAVEKKTSTREWLPFASVVAIFWLSFFGIAYSIFPYVIIGEMTLWQAAAATESLWVIFWGAIVVLPTILGYTLFSYRIFKGKASALTYY comes from the coding sequence ATGAACTCCATGGATCTCACCCAAGCATCGATATGGTTGCCACTGTTTTTCTTTGTGGCTATGGGTATTGCGATGTTGTCGTATGTTGTGCTCGATGGCTATGACTTAGGTATTGGGATGTTATTGAATCGCGCATCTGATCAAGACAAAGACATGATGATTGCATCGATTGGCCCCTTTTGGGACGCCAATGAGACTTGGATTGTGTTGGGGGTGGGCTTGCTCTTAGTAGCGTTTCCATTGGCGCACGGCTTGATCTTGACCGAGCTCTATTTACCAGTCGCTGTAATGTTGCTAGGCCTCATTTTGAGGGGTGTTTCTTTTGACTTCAGGGTCAAAGTCAATATTGAACAAAAACCTTTGTGGAACTTTTTGTTTTATGTGGGCAGTCTGTTAGCGGCGATCTCCCAAGGCATCATGATTGGACGTCTGATTGTAGGTTTTGAATCAGGCCTCTTAGGCTGGCTATTTTCTATCTTGGTCGCCATTTGTTTGCCAGCAGGATATATCTTGCTCGGATCAACCTGGCTTATTTTAAAAACAGAAGGCAATCTGCAAAAGCGAGCTTTTATATGGGCTAAAACCAGTCTGTGGTTAACGGCATTTGGGGTTGCGCTGGTTTCTCTGGCAACACCTTACTTTAGTCCTGAGATCATGCATAAATGGTTTGCTTGGCCGCAGATTCTTTGGCTATCTCCAGTGCCTATTGCAACCGTAATTCTGTTTTTATTAACCCATCGTTTTATTGATGCTGTTGAAAAGAAAACCAGCACCCGTGAATGGTTGCCATTTGCCAGTGTGGTCGCTATCTTCTGGCTATCATTCTTTGGGATTGCCTATAGCATTTTCCCCTATGTCATTATTGGCGAGATGACTCTATGGCAGGCCGCTGCTGCTACCGAATCTTTGTGGGTAATTTTTTGGGGTGCAATAGTCGTGTTGCCCACTATCTTGGGCTACACCCTGTTTTCTTATCGTATCTTTAAGGGTAAGGCTAGTGCGCTGACCTACTACTAG